A window of Apium graveolens cultivar Ventura chromosome 8, ASM990537v1, whole genome shotgun sequence contains these coding sequences:
- the LOC141677882 gene encoding uncharacterized protein LOC141677882: MLVRLKAENPELKDPEAGSFEEPPFHFWDTNSLQNLMMHTCCAFTVTQPHYYPPYSTFKPWKQHIDPSPLLPTQFVLVASRRLRNAYSNTLHSDSPHVLIPVTSSSLPPRSFSSLSTSVNDISTSASSSNQVLNANSAKGSGTTARGRRLLKVREEKRKREYDRLHNYPAWAKVLEDACKSDSELRAVLGDSIGNPELMRKRVEERVQKKGRDFQKSKTGSVLAFKVSFRDFNPVDSYIWFELLGAPSDQDVDLIGSVIQSWYVMGRLGAYNQSNLQLANSSMEYNPLYDADKGFTVMPSSFHDISNVEFQENWGRVWVDLGTSDFFAIDVLLNCLTALSSEYVGLKQIVFGGRSMGDWEEGMTSTEYGYKFFNI, encoded by the exons ATGTTGGTGAGGCTGAAGGCTGAAAACCCGGAGTTGAAAGACCCCGAGGCAGGCAGTTTTGAGGAGCCTCCATTTCATTTCTGGG ATACAAACAGTTTACAAAACCTAATGATGCACACATGCTGTGCATTTACTGTTACCCAACCACATTATTATCCTCCTTATTCAACCTTCAAACCATGGAAGCAACATATAGATCCTTCTCCTCTGTTACCAACTCAATTTGTACTCGTTGCAAGCAGAAGATTGAGGAATGCTTACAGTAACACACTGCATTCAGACTCCCCACACGTCCTCATTCCtgtgacatcatcatcattaccACCACGTTCATTTTCATCATTATCTACCAGTGTAAATGATATCTCCACTAGCGCCAGCAGCAGTAATCAGGTCCTGAATGCAAATTCTGCTAAAGGTTCAGGGACCACAGctaggggaagaagattgctcaAAGTACGGGAAGAAAAGAGGAAACGTGAATATGACCGTCTTCACAACTATCCTGCTTGGGCAAA GGTTTTGGAGGATGCTTGTAAATCTGATTCCGAGCTTCGAGCCGTTCTTGGTGATAGCATTGGGAACCCTGAGTTGATGAGGAAAAGG GTTgaagaaagggttcagaaaaaAGGTCGTGATTTCCAGAAGTCTAAGACGGGATCTGTTCTAGCATTTAAAGTCAGCTTCAGAGA CTTCAATCCTGTGGATTCTTACATATGGTTTGAGTTACTTGGAGCGCCATCTGATCAGGATGTTGACCTTATTGGAAGT GTTATTCAATCTTGGTATGTCATGGGCCGCTTGGGTGCATACAATCAATCTAATTTGCAG TTGGCTAATTCATCAATGGAGTATAATCCTCTCTATGATGCAGACAAGGGTTTTACCGTGATGCCATCATCATTCCATGATATAAGTAACGTTGAATTTCAAGAAAACTGGGGTCGTGTTTG GGTAGACCTTGGTACTTCGGATTTTTTTGCCATCGATGTACTTCTCAATTGCCTGACTGCGCTGAGCTCAGA GTATGTTGGCTTGAAACAAATTGTTTTTGGTGGTCGTAGCATGGGTGACTGGGAAGAAGGAATGACAAGCACGGAATATGGTTACAAATTTTTCAACATCTAA